Proteins from a genomic interval of Pseudomonas asplenii:
- the dacB gene encoding D-alanyl-D-alanine carboxypeptidase/D-alanyl-D-alanine endopeptidase, whose product MNWLQGFTGRGVVVVFCALLGACSSKTPRAPEPVRTVILQAAQLPLPLPRSNFCAGLDSTLRSPVMQGAVTSLVVREAGSGKLVCEYNAQSRLVPASSLKLVTTAAAMDVLGADFRFSTTVLTTGVQQGGLLVGDLYLRGSGDPSMRQEDYQALAADLARKGITRVRGRLILDDTAFDRQRLGLDWDPADEQQYFAAQISALSVSPNADFDAGSILVNVRAAGVRQPPRISFTPENRYMSLANGATTGRGGPLVVSRASGGNLLRINGALPKGAERVIQLSVWEPTGLVADIFRTALLQRGIVVEGGSVLGLATPPQARPLVEHQSPVLADLMAPLLKLSNNNMAEVLLKAMGRKTANAGTAVAGAAAVSGFLQRQGVSPAGLQQFDGSGLSRRNQISARALSDLLLAVRTRPWFNAWYAALPVAGNSERMVGGTMRKRLRGTAAANNVHAKTGSMRGVSSLAGYVTSATGQPLVFAMLTNNYRVGGWAIKDIENQVVTALANKTD is encoded by the coding sequence ATGAATTGGCTACAAGGTTTCACCGGCAGGGGCGTCGTGGTCGTTTTCTGCGCGTTGCTCGGCGCCTGTTCCAGCAAGACACCGCGAGCACCCGAGCCGGTGCGCACGGTTATCCTGCAGGCGGCGCAATTACCACTGCCGCTGCCCCGTTCGAATTTTTGCGCCGGTCTCGACAGCACCCTGCGCAGTCCGGTGATGCAGGGCGCGGTGACCTCGCTGGTGGTGCGTGAAGCCGGCAGCGGCAAGCTGGTCTGCGAATACAACGCGCAAAGTCGGCTGGTGCCGGCCTCCAGCCTGAAACTGGTGACCACGGCGGCAGCGATGGACGTGCTGGGTGCCGACTTCCGTTTTTCCACCACTGTGTTGACCACGGGTGTGCAGCAGGGTGGCCTGTTGGTGGGGGATCTGTACCTGCGTGGCAGCGGTGACCCGAGCATGCGCCAGGAAGACTACCAGGCCCTGGCTGCAGACCTGGCCCGCAAGGGCATCACCCGTGTGCGTGGTCGGCTGATCCTCGACGACACCGCGTTCGATCGCCAGCGGCTCGGGCTCGATTGGGACCCGGCGGATGAGCAGCAGTATTTCGCCGCGCAGATTTCCGCGCTGAGCGTGTCGCCGAATGCCGACTTCGATGCCGGCTCGATCCTGGTCAATGTGCGGGCCGCTGGCGTGCGTCAGCCGCCCCGCATCAGCTTCACGCCAGAGAATCGCTACATGAGTCTGGCCAACGGCGCCACCACCGGGCGCGGTGGTCCGCTGGTGGTCAGCCGTGCCTCCGGTGGCAACCTGCTGCGGATCAACGGCGCACTGCCCAAGGGCGCCGAGCGGGTGATCCAGCTCAGTGTCTGGGAGCCGACCGGACTGGTGGCCGATATATTCCGTACGGCGCTGCTCCAGCGCGGCATCGTGGTCGAAGGGGGGAGTGTGCTGGGTCTGGCCACGCCGCCGCAGGCCCGGCCATTGGTGGAACATCAGTCGCCGGTACTGGCGGACCTGATGGCGCCGTTGCTCAAACTGTCGAACAACAACATGGCTGAAGTTCTGCTCAAAGCCATGGGGCGCAAGACCGCCAATGCGGGCACGGCAGTGGCGGGAGCGGCGGCGGTGAGTGGCTTCCTGCAGCGCCAGGGTGTATCGCCGGCCGGTCTGCAGCAGTTCGACGGTTCCGGACTGTCGCGGCGTAACCAGATTTCGGCACGGGCCCTCAGCGATCTGCTGCTGGCGGTGCGCACCCGGCCGTGGTTCAACGCCTGGTATGCCGCGTTGCCGGTGGCTGGCAATTCCGAGCGGATGGTGGGCGGCACGATGCGCAAACGCCTGCGCGGGACGGCGGCGGCCAACAATGTACACGCCAAGACCGGCAGCATGCGGGGCGTGTCTTCATTGGCCGGTTATGTCACCAGTGCCACCGGGCAGCCGCTGGTGTTCGCGATGCTGACCAACAACTACCGGGTGGGTGGCTGGGCGATCAAGGACATCGAGAATCAGGTGGTAACGGCGTTGGCCAACAAGACCGATTGA
- a CDS encoding helix-turn-helix domain-containing protein: protein MSELDSLQVFQALSRSPHSRLEHSADLGDGLSAAVWSNHHDAQDYQAPGHHTLSCYLAGGTGTFRRGRPDNKGGPGKLCILPAEHQSGWVINGSIRLAHLYFSPEQFALGCVTLLDREPRELQLQEHTFLDDPQQARRFRQLIELNWDEPAERLLGSSLAHELRNHALLNQVGLRQGLRLKGGLAAHQRRLLVDYIEQRLEQPLSLGELAGLCALSEYHFARMFRHSFGLPPHQYVLARRLERARTLLRASAEPLGEIALACGFASASHFSNRFRQALGATPGQYRQAFL, encoded by the coding sequence ATGTCCGAACTGGATTCCCTGCAAGTCTTTCAAGCCCTCAGCCGCTCGCCCCATTCGCGCCTGGAACACAGCGCCGACCTGGGGGATGGGCTGTCGGCCGCCGTGTGGAGCAACCATCACGACGCCCAGGACTACCAAGCACCCGGCCATCACACCCTGTCCTGCTACCTCGCTGGCGGCACCGGCACCTTTCGCCGTGGCAGGCCCGACAACAAGGGTGGCCCGGGCAAGCTGTGCATCCTGCCCGCCGAACACCAGTCCGGCTGGGTGATCAACGGTAGCATCCGCCTGGCGCACCTGTACTTCAGCCCGGAGCAGTTCGCCCTCGGCTGCGTGACCCTGCTGGACCGCGAACCACGCGAACTGCAACTGCAGGAACACACCTTTCTCGACGATCCGCAGCAGGCCCGGCGCTTTCGCCAACTGATCGAACTGAACTGGGACGAACCGGCGGAGCGCCTGCTCGGCAGCAGCCTGGCTCATGAACTGCGCAACCATGCCCTGCTCAACCAGGTCGGCCTGCGTCAGGGGCTGAGATTGAAGGGCGGGCTGGCGGCACATCAGCGACGGCTACTGGTGGACTACATCGAGCAGCGGCTGGAGCAGCCATTGAGCCTGGGTGAGCTGGCGGGGTTATGTGCACTGTCCGAATATCACTTCGCACGGATGTTCCGCCACAGCTTCGGCCTGCCGCCGCACCAGTATGTCCTGGCACGACGCCTGGAGCGAGCGCGGACGCTGTTGCGCGCCAGCGCCGAACCATTGGGGGAGATCGCCCTGGCGTGCGGTTTCGCCAGTGCCAGCCATTTCAGCAATCGCTTCCGCCAGGCACTGGGCGCCACACCGGGCCAATACCGGCAGGCCTTTCTATAG
- a CDS encoding DMT family transporter — MNLFLYLLTVLIWGTTWIALKLQLGVVAIPVSIVYRFGLAALVLFVMLLLSRRLQPMNRRGHLICLAQGLCLFCLNFMCFLTASQWVPSGLVAVVFSTATLWNALNARLFFKQRIARNVLMGGALGLLGLGLLFWPELTGHTAGPNTLLGLGLALLGTLCFSAGNLLSSLQQKAGLKPLSTNAWGMFYGASMLALYCLLSGIPFTLEWNTRYLGSLLYLVIPGSVIGFTAYLTLVGRMGPERAAYCTVLFPLVALNVSAYAEGYQWSASALLGMVAVMAGNVLVFRKPGTHLRPAAARTA; from the coding sequence ATGAACCTCTTTCTCTACCTGCTCACCGTACTGATCTGGGGCACCACCTGGATCGCCCTGAAACTGCAATTGGGCGTGGTGGCGATCCCGGTGTCGATCGTCTACCGCTTCGGCCTGGCGGCGCTGGTGCTGTTCGTGATGCTGTTGCTCAGCCGTCGCCTGCAACCGATGAACCGGCGTGGCCACCTGATCTGCCTGGCCCAGGGGCTGTGCCTGTTCTGCCTGAACTTCATGTGTTTCCTCACTGCCAGCCAGTGGGTGCCCAGCGGCCTGGTGGCGGTGGTGTTTTCCACCGCGACCTTGTGGAATGCGCTGAACGCGCGACTGTTCTTCAAGCAGCGGATCGCTCGCAACGTGCTGATGGGCGGCGCCCTGGGGCTGTTGGGCCTGGGGCTGCTGTTCTGGCCTGAACTGACGGGACATACCGCCGGGCCGAATACCCTGCTGGGCCTGGGTCTGGCGCTACTGGGTACCCTGTGTTTCTCCGCCGGCAACCTGCTCTCCAGCCTGCAACAGAAGGCCGGTCTCAAACCGCTGAGCACCAACGCCTGGGGCATGTTCTACGGGGCGTCGATGCTGGCGCTGTATTGTCTGCTCAGCGGCATACCGTTCACCCTGGAGTGGAACACCCGCTATCTCGGTTCACTGCTGTACCTGGTGATTCCGGGTTCGGTGATCGGCTTTACCGCCTACCTGACCCTGGTGGGGCGTATGGGACCGGAGCGTGCTGCCTATTGCACAGTGCTGTTCCCACTGGTGGCGCTGAACGTCTCGGCCTATGCCGAGGGGTATCAATGGAGCGCGTCAGCACTGCTGGGGATGGTCGCGGTCATGGCGGGCAATGTGTTGGTGTTCCGCAAACCCGGTACGCACCTGCGGCCGGCTGCGGCGAGGACGGCCTGA
- a CDS encoding NEL-type E3 ubiquitin ligase domain-containing protein — protein MSPPESHPKTIASPPPAADGDIDPQLGAFVARQHTELHSRDSWAQQQVLDHLTESFQASMSPLNEMEQRTWVGLFSSLSTTRSEMDSESRQVIEAFQQAGMLKLRRRIRLLANLDLDPGTTYLHTAYAIGSRTGRALDTSRGTAVDVATLSLWEAACLNFAFFDFSEVKRRWISRSRGVADIDEPGLVDADDFIGIVRELNLGADLRTRVEQALAPDAPLSRRISAHMDDLFRFNLYDAPRNTNNSGMTRALFDSLRDARVRAAPWLKVEHLSLKLPDSLLGNIARVEFAIEDAALQLFTWKPSERGRIHLPALLMRVSGVAGVYSYCAERPGGALRHHVSQAAFEHEFKALLKVDNSRKALGWLIASLSFEQQGRLWQLLDPEHRPEGLNWAAGKLYDAFHWVFPVQTLDDLEFAYQHTGQDPQASLSAFYRWRFRVNVEAIAVPKGQQDWRAVKEGIVTVMHQLLDLLLTPVPGGLGSIGRVVMAALGVNLALELYEGLEQAGRGHPEGLLQAMLEVGNMLLMGGLHGYAGRLASRRIGNEFARLAKYRLVQSAGVGAHLWKPSLLPYARKRLELATVFDDRGLGAQGGKLYGLAREQGQDLTLELEYDKSLEQYRAVHPDPAQFQPPMAYDPGARLWALSLDDSHRLSDVRLLERMVTLRGGRPAQLRRVLEISGITRAHLDEIWSGGLPPASLVEALERFKVELGLAEVAATQKEDRLLSPDTQRVLFCLVPHLGHWPEDLCLRVHDADGELHQVYGRRQQLGLFKRSVSIRQLAWGGFVEQTETLSDTSTTQAHEAGVLDLILGLLPGDSQPSARDPAVRRAWLKAARQQLGALAMTHSTEVFEALGIHSGRLKLDAATNASGSEVLSYLPVFVRGIPKAVVTLRSLYPHLSLSRLAHFLRDNPLSSSQARELLEYRRVPYRLRYALDREQQFSALGCVLDGTYQVRRFHEPTDAWVQCIASDFLRERLGKPLIWVEGEEAALPISGQLLLRRYGQGIYSTLEVRRQPSVDLASPAQSFYRALAASLSDQEQGVLGMSSATDLQPLRNGIAAYMLALRQADGSLRLGLERYERQVLPETLAAPDSRGLYSLDGRWLIRLEQRFHEVEWDGRFDEWRGRHPTVMGAYGPLLEHNGHGGWWHEFEQPWNWDAVRALRRLAASEQGLSDGLARQVLAISGVDDRLPARLLFENQPLALLPSEVMRHFSQSQGAISAEPPAELLPLVTFVRQQFPLLSSELAQDLLEGADSSELRQIRDFKRLSLTLSQEARYLSEEMQVCRLYESLCLPAARSDLNDSLLLQLLDRLPGWEQSLRIELRRDTSSGPLIASVGVDTASVHRVLVKSDEGYEPFVLENSGARSLAGIQTDPFVAMLLALPQLRQTTLGISHVGETVEQDLKRVMFQSVAGERNRLRRLLGQPAVMPWTRLPQRLTRRASGALGYPLSGRASTQDYPPGLFRKLKRLYRGCTDAQLFSILAGLGSTTEARTLAVTGLQEEYRQLKRDLAVWVDAPHVHEIEMFHVDSRMTRRREVARRIRRCWRRQSVVQGPSTLSHVLVLDGLEVQDLPELQADFSHVSLLSMNSMELGNARYLSVFLRGFTHLVTLALERNGLRSLPNGIAQMQTLQVLSLENNRLRLIQGTARELAGLEGLLELNLNGNPVGVLPDFSPLQRLQRLRLSHTGITEWPVGVLELTDLVWLELRGNTLSDLPVQLFMGHDRLCQGIDLSGNPLSSQALSSILNYRRGHEQLQIDFGLDNLPLSSVLGLDRWAVGKEKTPHRIALWQQVRDQPNADVFFLLFERMSSPLTFFNTHYRGARTDLTARVWRLLEAAAENPGLCERLFSLEAQLRYTGSTSYQIFSRLELLVGCHEALKLADQADVESRLLTLLRGQFRLEAMRLAVGILHPEQTSFWYRAYYDALAQQLGLPDHFNGLFAISQASIDRQQIGDMRARVLKQELVVQSPQSPAIDPSRVLLAQVIEPLPEEIPPEPPKVLPEQLPQEPAAVPTEDDVSPLIRFLVANELWSNFLIRAHEADFQRVFGKLLAFDSHPGDSEYRLLWRTRMNQFQYNARRTAWLRYWTIRALLKEGNPPLGNA, from the coding sequence ATGAGCCCGCCAGAATCACACCCCAAAACCATCGCGTCGCCCCCACCGGCTGCCGATGGGGATATCGATCCGCAACTGGGCGCCTTCGTCGCGCGTCAGCACACGGAGCTGCATTCGCGCGACAGTTGGGCCCAACAGCAGGTCCTCGATCATCTCACCGAGTCGTTCCAGGCGTCGATGAGCCCGCTCAACGAGATGGAACAGCGGACCTGGGTCGGCCTGTTCAGCTCATTGAGTACCACTCGCAGTGAGATGGATAGCGAGAGCCGACAGGTGATCGAGGCTTTCCAGCAGGCCGGTATGCTCAAGCTGCGCCGGCGCATCAGGCTGCTCGCCAACCTCGACCTGGACCCCGGCACCACCTACCTGCATACCGCCTATGCCATCGGCTCGCGGACCGGGCGTGCTCTGGATACCAGCCGCGGGACTGCCGTGGATGTGGCGACCCTGTCGTTGTGGGAGGCGGCCTGCCTGAACTTTGCCTTCTTCGACTTCTCCGAGGTGAAGCGGCGCTGGATCAGCCGTTCCCGGGGCGTGGCGGATATCGACGAGCCGGGGCTGGTCGACGCGGACGATTTTATCGGCATCGTGCGTGAGCTCAACCTGGGCGCCGACCTGCGCACTCGGGTCGAGCAGGCGCTGGCGCCCGATGCACCGCTGAGCCGTCGGATCAGCGCACACATGGACGACCTGTTTCGTTTCAACCTCTATGACGCCCCGCGCAATACCAACAATAGCGGTATGACCCGGGCACTGTTCGACTCGCTGCGTGATGCACGGGTGCGCGCAGCGCCCTGGCTGAAGGTCGAGCACCTATCGCTCAAACTTCCTGACTCGTTGCTGGGTAATATCGCCCGTGTCGAGTTCGCTATCGAGGACGCGGCCCTGCAGTTGTTTACCTGGAAACCCTCGGAGCGCGGACGCATTCATCTTCCCGCGCTGCTCATGCGGGTCTCCGGTGTTGCCGGCGTATACAGTTACTGCGCCGAGCGCCCTGGAGGGGCGTTGCGCCATCACGTGTCGCAGGCGGCCTTCGAGCATGAGTTCAAGGCTCTGCTCAAGGTCGACAACTCGCGCAAGGCACTGGGCTGGCTGATCGCGTCGCTGTCTTTCGAGCAGCAGGGCAGGCTCTGGCAACTGCTTGATCCGGAACACCGACCGGAAGGCCTGAACTGGGCGGCGGGAAAACTCTACGATGCCTTTCACTGGGTGTTTCCGGTTCAGACCCTGGATGACCTGGAGTTTGCCTACCAGCACACCGGGCAGGACCCGCAAGCCTCGCTGAGCGCCTTCTACCGCTGGCGTTTTCGCGTCAATGTCGAGGCGATCGCGGTACCCAAGGGGCAGCAGGACTGGCGTGCGGTCAAGGAGGGGATCGTCACCGTCATGCACCAATTGCTGGACTTGCTGCTGACCCCGGTGCCCGGCGGCCTGGGCAGTATCGGTCGGGTGGTCATGGCGGCGCTGGGTGTGAACCTGGCGCTGGAGCTGTACGAAGGGCTCGAGCAAGCCGGTCGAGGGCATCCGGAGGGGCTGCTCCAGGCCATGCTGGAGGTCGGTAACATGCTGCTGATGGGCGGTTTGCATGGCTATGCCGGGCGCCTGGCGTCCCGGCGCATCGGCAACGAGTTCGCGCGCCTGGCCAAATACCGCCTGGTTCAATCGGCGGGCGTGGGCGCCCATCTGTGGAAACCGAGCCTGCTGCCGTATGCACGCAAACGCCTGGAACTGGCAACGGTATTCGATGATCGCGGGCTGGGCGCCCAGGGCGGCAAGCTGTACGGTCTGGCCAGGGAGCAGGGGCAGGACCTGACGCTCGAACTCGAATACGACAAGAGCCTGGAGCAGTATCGCGCAGTTCATCCCGACCCTGCGCAGTTCCAGCCGCCGATGGCCTACGATCCCGGGGCGCGGCTCTGGGCGCTGTCGCTGGACGACAGCCACAGACTCTCGGACGTCCGTTTGCTGGAGCGCATGGTCACCCTCAGAGGGGGCAGGCCCGCGCAGTTGCGACGGGTCCTGGAAATCAGTGGCATAACCCGCGCGCATCTGGATGAAATCTGGTCTGGTGGGCTACCGCCAGCGTCGCTGGTCGAGGCGCTGGAGCGCTTCAAGGTCGAACTCGGGCTTGCCGAAGTCGCGGCCACCCAGAAGGAAGATCGCCTGCTATCACCCGATACCCAGCGTGTGCTGTTCTGTCTGGTGCCCCATCTGGGGCACTGGCCCGAGGACCTCTGCCTACGGGTACACGATGCCGATGGTGAACTGCACCAGGTCTATGGTCGGCGCCAGCAACTGGGCCTGTTCAAGCGTTCGGTGAGTATCCGGCAACTGGCGTGGGGTGGCTTTGTCGAGCAGACCGAGACGCTCTCGGATACGTCGACCACCCAGGCCCATGAGGCCGGTGTACTTGACCTGATCCTTGGCCTGTTACCCGGCGATTCGCAGCCTTCGGCACGTGACCCGGCGGTCCGTCGCGCCTGGCTCAAGGCGGCTCGCCAGCAGTTGGGGGCGCTGGCCATGACGCATTCGACAGAGGTGTTCGAGGCGCTCGGGATTCATTCAGGCCGGCTGAAGCTCGATGCCGCTACCAACGCCTCGGGCTCAGAGGTGCTGAGCTACCTGCCCGTGTTCGTCAGGGGCATTCCGAAGGCCGTGGTGACACTGCGCTCGCTCTATCCGCACCTGTCGTTGTCCCGACTGGCGCATTTCCTGCGGGACAATCCGCTGTCGTCGAGTCAGGCCAGGGAACTGCTGGAGTATCGACGGGTGCCCTATCGCCTGCGTTATGCCCTGGACCGCGAGCAGCAGTTCAGCGCCCTGGGATGCGTGCTCGATGGCACCTATCAGGTCCGCAGGTTCCACGAACCGACCGATGCCTGGGTGCAATGCATCGCCAGTGATTTTCTCCGCGAGCGCTTGGGCAAGCCGCTGATCTGGGTCGAAGGCGAGGAAGCCGCGTTGCCCATATCGGGGCAATTGTTGTTGCGCCGATACGGCCAAGGCATCTACAGCACCCTGGAGGTTCGAAGGCAGCCGAGTGTCGACCTGGCATCGCCGGCGCAGAGTTTCTACCGGGCGCTGGCCGCGTCCCTGTCGGATCAGGAACAGGGCGTGCTGGGCATGTCTTCGGCGACCGACCTGCAGCCGCTGCGCAATGGCATCGCCGCTTATATGCTGGCCTTGCGTCAGGCCGATGGCAGTCTGCGTCTGGGGCTGGAGCGGTACGAGCGGCAGGTCCTGCCCGAAACCCTTGCGGCGCCGGACTCGCGCGGTCTTTATTCGCTGGATGGGCGTTGGCTGATACGTCTGGAACAGCGCTTTCATGAGGTCGAATGGGATGGTCGATTCGATGAATGGCGAGGTCGTCATCCGACGGTCATGGGCGCCTATGGGCCTCTGCTGGAACACAATGGCCACGGTGGCTGGTGGCATGAATTCGAGCAGCCGTGGAACTGGGACGCTGTCCGGGCGCTGCGGCGCCTGGCCGCAAGCGAGCAAGGATTGTCCGATGGGTTGGCTCGCCAGGTCCTGGCGATCAGTGGTGTGGACGACCGCCTGCCCGCCCGGCTGTTGTTCGAAAACCAGCCATTGGCACTGCTGCCGAGTGAGGTAATGCGCCACTTCAGTCAGTCCCAGGGGGCGATTTCCGCTGAGCCGCCCGCCGAACTGCTGCCCCTGGTGACGTTTGTCCGGCAGCAGTTTCCGTTACTGAGCAGCGAGCTGGCGCAGGACCTGCTCGAAGGCGCGGACTCGTCTGAACTTAGGCAGATTCGCGACTTCAAGCGTCTATCCCTGACGTTGTCGCAGGAAGCACGGTATCTGAGTGAGGAAATGCAGGTGTGCCGTTTGTACGAAAGCCTGTGCCTGCCGGCGGCCAGAAGCGACCTTAACGATAGCTTGCTGTTGCAGCTGTTGGACCGCTTGCCCGGTTGGGAGCAAAGCCTGCGAATCGAATTGCGCCGTGATACCAGTTCCGGCCCGTTGATCGCCAGTGTCGGCGTCGATACGGCCAGCGTTCATCGGGTACTGGTCAAGAGTGATGAGGGCTATGAGCCGTTCGTCCTGGAAAATAGTGGGGCGCGCAGCCTGGCCGGCATCCAGACGGATCCCTTCGTCGCCATGCTGCTGGCCTTGCCGCAACTGCGGCAAACCACCCTGGGGATCAGCCATGTGGGGGAAACGGTCGAGCAGGACCTCAAGCGAGTGATGTTCCAGAGCGTGGCGGGTGAGCGCAATCGTCTGCGGCGCTTGCTCGGGCAGCCTGCGGTGATGCCCTGGACCCGCCTGCCGCAGCGCCTGACGCGGCGTGCCAGTGGGGCACTGGGTTATCCACTGAGTGGGCGGGCCAGCACGCAGGACTATCCACCGGGGTTGTTCCGGAAGCTGAAAAGGCTCTATCGCGGTTGTACCGATGCACAACTGTTCAGCATCCTGGCGGGCCTGGGCAGTACCACCGAAGCGCGCACCCTGGCGGTGACAGGTTTGCAGGAGGAGTATCGTCAGCTCAAGCGCGACCTCGCTGTCTGGGTGGATGCACCGCATGTGCATGAAATCGAAATGTTCCATGTCGATAGCCGCATGACCCGGCGCCGGGAAGTCGCCAGGCGGATCCGGCGTTGCTGGCGCCGCCAGAGCGTTGTGCAGGGACCGAGCACCTTGTCGCATGTGTTGGTCCTCGACGGTCTGGAGGTGCAGGACCTGCCCGAGCTGCAGGCGGATTTCAGCCATGTCTCCCTGCTGTCGATGAACAGCATGGAGCTGGGTAATGCCCGCTACCTGAGTGTATTCCTGCGCGGGTTCACCCACCTGGTCACCTTGGCGCTGGAGCGTAACGGCCTGAGGAGCCTGCCCAATGGCATCGCTCAGATGCAGACGTTGCAGGTGCTTTCGCTGGAGAACAATCGCTTGCGATTGATCCAGGGCACGGCCAGGGAGTTGGCAGGACTGGAGGGGCTGTTGGAGCTCAACCTCAATGGTAATCCCGTGGGGGTATTGCCTGACTTTTCTCCGTTGCAACGCTTGCAGAGACTGCGGCTCAGCCATACCGGGATCACCGAATGGCCGGTGGGGGTGCTCGAACTCACGGACCTGGTCTGGCTGGAGTTGCGGGGGAATACGCTCAGCGATCTGCCGGTGCAACTGTTCATGGGGCACGACCGGCTTTGTCAGGGTATCGATCTGTCGGGTAATCCACTGTCTTCGCAGGCCCTGAGCTCGATCCTCAACTACCGCCGTGGACATGAGCAGCTTCAGATAGACTTCGGCCTGGATAACCTGCCGCTTTCGTCTGTGCTCGGGCTCGATCGCTGGGCGGTGGGCAAGGAAAAGACCCCGCACAGGATCGCCCTCTGGCAGCAGGTCAGGGATCAGCCGAATGCAGATGTGTTCTTCCTGCTGTTCGAACGCATGAGTTCCCCGCTGACCTTTTTCAATACCCACTATCGTGGGGCACGCACGGACTTGACCGCACGAGTCTGGCGCCTGCTCGAGGCCGCAGCGGAAAACCCCGGCCTGTGTGAGAGATTGTTCAGTCTGGAGGCGCAATTGCGCTACACCGGCTCGACCAGCTACCAGATCTTCAGTCGGCTGGAGTTGCTCGTGGGTTGTCATGAAGCGTTGAAACTGGCGGACCAGGCGGACGTGGAGTCACGGCTGTTGACCCTCTTGCGAGGGCAGTTTCGCCTGGAGGCGATGCGTCTGGCGGTTGGCATCCTGCACCCGGAGCAGACGAGCTTCTGGTATCGGGCCTACTATGATGCCCTGGCGCAGCAATTGGGCTTGCCTGATCATTTCAATGGCTTGTTCGCCATCAGCCAGGCCAGTATCGACCGGCAACAGATCGGTGATATGAGGGCGCGGGTCCTGAAGCAGGAACTGGTCGTGCAATCACCGCAATCGCCCGCCATCGATCCGTCCCGGGTATTGCTCGCGCAGGTGATCGAGCCCTTGCCTGAGGAAATCCCGCCGGAGCCGCCCAAGGTCTTACCCGAGCAATTACCGCAGGAGCCCGCAGCGGTCCCTACCGAGGACGATGTTTCGCCGCTGATCAGGTTCCTGGTGGCCAACGAGCTCTGGAGCAACTTTCTGATCCGCGCCCATGAAGCCGATTTTCAACGGGTCTTCGGCAAGCTGCTGGCGTTCGACAGCCATCCTGGCGACAGCGAGTACCGCCTGCTCTGGCGTACCCGCATGAACCAGTTCCAGTACAACGCCAGGCGTACGGCCTGGCTGCGTTACTGGACCATCAGGGCGTTGCTCAAGGAGGGAAATCCGCCCTTGGGCAACGCCTGA
- a CDS encoding 2-hydroxyacid dehydrogenase, translated as MKKTVLAFSRITPAMADQLRQDFEVIVPDPKLGDLNAQFNEALPHVHGLIGVGRKLGAAQLDNAGKLEVVSSVSVGYDNYDVAYLSERGIMLTNTPDVLTESTADTGFALLMSAARRVAELDAWTKAGQWKASVGPDLFGTDVHGKTLGIVGLGNIGAAVARRGHFGFDMPILYSGNSRKPELEQQLGAQYCSLDALLAEADFVVLVVPLSEKTRHLIGARELGLMKPGAILVNISRGPVVDEPALIQALQAGTIRGAGLDVYEKEPLTESPLFQLKNAVTLPHIGSATHETREAMANRALANLRSALLGERPRDLVNPQVWKG; from the coding sequence ATGAAAAAAACCGTACTTGCCTTCAGCCGCATCACCCCAGCCATGGCCGATCAATTGCGCCAGGATTTCGAAGTGATCGTCCCGGACCCCAAGCTCGGCGACCTCAATGCCCAGTTCAACGAAGCCCTGCCCCATGTCCATGGCCTGATCGGCGTCGGGCGCAAGCTGGGTGCCGCCCAACTGGACAACGCAGGCAAGCTCGAAGTGGTTTCCAGCGTCTCGGTCGGCTACGACAACTATGACGTGGCCTACCTCAGCGAACGCGGGATCATGCTCACCAACACCCCCGACGTGCTCACCGAAAGCACCGCCGACACCGGCTTCGCCCTGTTGATGAGCGCCGCGCGCCGGGTCGCCGAGCTGGATGCCTGGACCAAGGCCGGTCAGTGGAAAGCCAGCGTCGGCCCGGACCTGTTCGGCACCGATGTGCACGGCAAGACCCTGGGCATCGTCGGCCTGGGCAATATCGGCGCCGCCGTCGCCCGCCGTGGCCACTTCGGCTTCGACATGCCAATCCTCTACAGTGGCAACAGCCGCAAGCCGGAACTGGAACAACAGCTTGGTGCCCAGTACTGCAGCCTCGACGCCCTGCTGGCCGAGGCCGACTTCGTGGTGCTGGTGGTGCCCCTGAGCGAGAAGACCCGTCACCTGATCGGCGCGCGCGAGCTGGGCCTGATGAAGCCGGGGGCAATCCTGGTGAACATCTCCCGTGGCCCGGTGGTCGACGAACCGGCGCTGATCCAGGCACTGCAGGCCGGTACCATCCGCGGCGCCGGGCTGGACGTGTACGAGAAGGAGCCGCTGACCGAATCACCGCTGTTCCAGTTGAAGAACGCGGTGACCCTGCCGCACATCGGTTCGGCCACCCATGAAACCCGCGAGGCCATGGCCAACCGCGCGTTGGCCAACCTGCGCAGCGCCCTGCTCGGCGAGCGGCCACGCGACCTGGTCAACCCGCAGGTCTGGAAAGGCTGA